Proteins encoded together in one Hymenobacter monticola window:
- a CDS encoding tetratricopeptide repeat protein, whose amino-acid sequence MSKFRFFSLLAAPLLGWAVSACQTAPDERADTLVNLATVQSGPRVQADELNGAIERAPQNTALLAKRATLRLAAGQPRAALTDVEAALAIDDTDGSLYFLQARTFRALGQLKEALAAARQAAAHGFGGPELPLLVGETHLAARNYPAALDNLDRTLRLDPDQPAALFYKGLAYAATADTSTAVQYLQDALARDPREPEILHQLAFLLNAWRIPADAAKYAAQGMRLDTTSGLLRYDYGRQLELQGRPDSALWYYRRALALDTTVYRADYRLGLAAAKSKQPKAVIQHLSRAVRRNPRLPEARALLAEALEAQNRLPEALAQYRRLVAENPGNQHWTFKVWKTNGLVQASLPDSLRTTPRYYYRRPVAPARPQPIAPLPSRAPGAD is encoded by the coding sequence ATGTCGAAATTTCGGTTTTTCAGCTTGCTTGCCGCCCCGCTGCTGGGTTGGGCAGTTTCGGCCTGCCAAACCGCACCCGACGAGCGGGCCGATACCTTGGTCAACCTTGCCACGGTGCAAAGTGGCCCCCGTGTGCAGGCCGATGAGCTGAACGGGGCCATTGAGCGTGCGCCCCAGAACACCGCTTTACTGGCCAAGCGAGCCACTCTGCGCCTGGCCGCCGGTCAGCCCCGCGCCGCCCTCACCGACGTCGAGGCGGCCTTGGCCATTGATGACACCGACGGCAGTCTCTACTTCCTGCAAGCGCGCACGTTTCGGGCGCTGGGCCAGCTCAAGGAAGCGCTGGCCGCCGCGCGCCAAGCAGCCGCACACGGCTTTGGCGGCCCTGAACTGCCCTTGCTGGTGGGGGAAACCCACCTGGCCGCCCGCAATTACCCCGCCGCCCTCGACAACCTCGACCGCACCCTGCGCCTCGACCCCGACCAGCCGGCGGCGCTCTTTTATAAAGGCCTGGCCTATGCCGCCACGGCCGACACCAGCACCGCCGTGCAGTACCTGCAGGATGCCCTGGCCCGCGACCCCCGCGAGCCGGAAATTCTGCACCAGCTGGCCTTCCTGCTCAATGCCTGGCGCATTCCGGCCGATGCGGCCAAATACGCCGCCCAGGGCATGCGTCTCGACACCACCTCGGGCCTGCTGCGCTACGACTACGGCCGCCAGTTGGAGTTGCAGGGCCGTCCGGACAGCGCCCTGTGGTACTACCGGCGCGCCTTGGCCCTCGATACCACCGTGTACCGGGCCGACTACCGCCTGGGCCTCGCCGCGGCCAAGTCCAAACAGCCGAAAGCTGTCATCCAGCACCTTAGCCGCGCCGTCCGGCGCAACCCCCGCCTGCCCGAAGCCCGTGCCCTGCTCGCCGAAGCCCTCGAAGCCCAGAACCGCCTGCCCGAAGCCCTGGCCCAGTACCGCCGGTTGGTGGCCGAAAACCCGGGCAACCAGCACTGGACTTTCAAAGTCTGGAAAACCAATGGCCTCGTGCAAGCTTCGCTGCCCGATAGCTTGCGCACCACGCCGCGCTACTACTATCGTCGCCCGGTCGCACCGGCCCGGCCGCAACCCATTGCGCCGCTGCCATCCCGTGCCCCCGGCGCCGACTAA